The genomic window CCGGGGCTTCGTCTTCGGCATCTCCGCCTGGGCCCTGCGCCTGCCCTCGGTGCTGGCCTCCATCCTCTTCCTGTTCGGGTTCAGGCGGTGGACGGCGCGGTTCCTGCAGGCCGACATGGGGGACCTGGCGGCCCTGATACTCGCCTCGACGCCCATCTGGCTCTGGCAGTCGCAGCTGATCCAGATCGACATGGTCTTCACGGCGCTCCTGGCGTGGAGCTGGCTGGCCTGGATCGGGGGCTACCTGCTCATCCGCGACCAGGCCAACCCGCGCTACCCCTTTGAGGAACGGGTATGGTTCCTGTCGGCCTACGCCTCCATGAGCCTGGCCTTCCTGGCCAAGGGGCCCCTGGCGCTGGTGCTGTCGGGGGCGCTGCTCGCGGCCTTCCTGGTCTGGGAGCGGGATTTCAAGGCGCTGCGGCGCACGCTGCCCGGGTGGGGCCTCCTGGTCATGGCCGCGGTCATCGCGCCCTGGTACGTGGCCGCGGGGGTCAGGGGGGGCGCCGGCTACGCCTATCAGATGATCGTCCACCAGAACTTCGAGCGGGCCCTGAAGGCCTGGGACCACATCCAGCCGTTCTGGCGCTACGCGCAGTACCTGGCCGGGGACTTCTTCCCCTGGAGCCTGCTGCTGCCGGCCCTGGGCCTCTTCCTCCGGGGCACCGGGGCCCGGCGCAGCCCCCTGGCGCGGTTCCTCCTCCTGGCGGCCGTCGTGCCGTTCGTGCTCCTGAGCTGCTCCCAGAGCAAGCAGGGCAAGTACATCCTCATGATCTACCCGTTCCTGGCCCTGCTGCTGGCCGCGCTCCTCCAGCCCCTGTCCGTGGAGGCCGTCGGCCCCACCCGCCTGCGCCGCCTGGGGGGGATCCTGGCCGGAGCCCTGGCGGTGCCGGGCCTGGCCCTGGGCGCCCTGGCCTTCCTGCACGCGGGGGGCCCCAGGATCCAGGCCGAGATCCTGCCCTACCTCGGCCCCCTGCGGGTCTGCGCGGCCATCGCCCTGCTGGGGGCCCTGTCCATCCTGGGCCGGGTGCTGGCCGGCGAAGGCCGGCACGTGGTGCGGGACACCGCCGTCACCATCATCCTGGCCTTCCTTGTGGTGGGCACCTGGGGCTTCCGGCTCCTGGACGCCCGCAAGGGCTACCGCGCGTGGACCGAGGCGGTCCAGCCCCTCATCCAGGGTCGCAGGGTCTTCTTCTGGCAGACCATCCGCAGCGGCGCCATGGTCTACACCGACCACCGCATGCCCGAGCTGCGCACGGCGCGGGACCTGGAGGCCCTGGGCCCCGAGGACCGCCTCGTCTCCATGCGCCGGGAATGGGACATGGACGACTGGGGCCTGGACCGCCAGCGGTTCGAGGTCATGCTGAGAGTGCCCGTCGGAGGAGGGGAAGCCCTCCTCATCCGAAGGAAGCCCGGAAAGGAAGCCAAGTGAGCCCCTACGTCAAGGCCCTCCCCCTCATTCTCATCGGCGTTCTCCTCAACGCCTTCGCGCAGATCGCCATGAAGAAGGGCCTCCAGGCCGTGGGCGGCATGACCTGGGACCTGCCGTCCCTGTTCAGGCTGGGGCTCAACCCCTGGACCCTCACGTGCCTGGGCTGCTACGCCTTGAGCGTGGTGCTCTGGGCCGGGGCCCTCAACCTGGTGGAGGTGAACTACGCCTATCCCTTCCTGGCCCTCGGGTTCCTGGTCAACGCCCTCCTGAGCCAGGCGGTGCTGGGCGAGAGCATCCCGCCCCTGCGCTGGGGCGCCCTGTCCCTGATCATCCTGGGGGTCGCCCTCCAGGCGTTCACCGGGGTGGCCAAGCATTCCTGAAACACGCCATCCCCGGTAGGAGTCCAAAGCCATGGACGGAAGCCCTCCAGCCCTTCCCATCGACTGGCCCCTGCCGGGCCACGACCCCAAGGACATCCACATCCTGGTGGTGGATGACCAGGAGATCATCCGCATGGCCCTGCTGCGCACCCTGCGCAAGCATGGCTTCACCTGCTCCGAGGCCTCCGACGCCTTCAAGACGCTCGAGATGCTGGACTCCGCCAGGATCGACCTGGTGCTCTCCGACATCCGGATGCCGGGCATGACCGGGCTCGCGCTGGTCAAGGCCGTCGCCCACCGCATACCCGACATCGCGGTCGTGATGGTCAGCTCCATGGACAACACCGAGATGGCCATGGAGTGCCTGCGCCACGGCGCCTACGGTTACGTGCTCAAGCCATTCAAGACCAACGATATCCTCATCGCGGTGGCCGCCGCGCTGCGCCGGCGCATGCTGGAGCTGGACTACCGGGACCGGGAGGCCATCCTGGCCCGCCGGGTGCAGGAGCAGACCCTGGAGATCAAGGCCTCCCGGGACGAGGTGGCCCTGCGCCTGATATCGGCCTCCGAGCACCGGGACAACGAGACCGGAGCCCACGTGCGCCGCATCGGCCTCTACGCCGCCGAGATGGGGCGGCTGCTGGGGTGGGACGAGGAGCGCATCGAGACCGTCCAGGCCGCGGCGCCCATGCACGACATCGGCAAGATCGGCGTCCCGGACCGCGTCCTCCAGAAGGACGGCCGCCTCACGGAGGAGGAGTGGATCATCATGAAGACCCACACCACCATGGGCGCCAACATCCTCAAGGACTCCACCGTCCCCTTCATCCGCATGGGCGCGAGCATCGCCGCCTGCCACCACGAGAAGTGGGACGGCACCGGCTATCCCCTGGGCCTGTCGGGCGAGATGATCCCCATCGAGGCGCGCATCACCTGCCTGGTCGACATCTACGACGCGCTGATCCACCGGCGCGTGTACAAGACGCCCTGGACCGAACCCGAGGTCCTGGCCTACCTCAAGGACAACAGCGGCAAGCTCTTCGACCCCGCGCTGGTCCGGCTCTTCTTCGACAACCTGCCGAGGTTCCGGGAGATCATGCTGGCGCACCCCGACCAGTACGCCGAACCCGAGATCCCCTGATCAGACGCCGAGCACGTGTCCGGCCAGGGCGATGCACGCGGTGAGCCCCGGGGACTCGATGCCCAGGAGGTTCACCAGGCCGGGGACGTCGTGGTCGGCCGCGCGCTGGATGACGAAGTCCCGGGCCTCGGCATCGCCGGGGCCCTGGAGCTTGGGGCGGATGCCCGCGTAGGCGGGCTGGAGGGCCCCGTCGGGCAGGCCGGGCCAGTAGCGCCGGATCTCGGCGTAGAAGGCGTCGGCGCGGGAGAGGGCCACGTCGTAGTTCTCCTCCTCGACCCACTCCACGTCGGGACCGAACCGGGCCTGGCCGCCCAGGTCCAGGGTCAGGTGCACGCCCAGGCCGGCCGCTTCGGGCACGGGGTAGACGAGCCGGGAGAAGGGTGCGGGCCCGCTGAGGGCGTAGTAGTTGCCCTTGGCCAGGAACACCGGGGGAAGGGCGTCCGCGCGCACCCCGCGGATGCCCCGGGCCACCTTCCGGGCGCCCAGGCCGGCGCAGTTGTACACCTCCGAGGCCAGGATGGCCAGGGGCTCGGGGCCGCCGACCTCCATCCGGACGCCCTCAGGATCGGCCGCGCCGCCGAGAACGGGGCTGCGGAGCACCAGGGTGGCGCCGTGGTCCTCGGCGTCGGCGAGGAGGGCCTTCATGAGGCCGTGGGTGTCCACGATCCCGGTGGAGGGGGACTGCAGCGCCGCCAGGCACGTCAGCCGGGGCTCCGCCGCCACGGCCTGGGCGCCTGTGATCATGCGCAGGCCGGGCACGCCGTTGGCGAGGCCGCGGGCCAGGACCTTCTCCAGGGTCTCCACCTGGCCGGGCCGGGTGGCCACGATGAACTTCCCGCAGCGCCGGTGATCCACGCCGTGGGCCTCGCAGAAGGCGTACAGCTCGGGGTTGCCCTCGACGCAGAGGCGGGCCTTGAGGCTGCCGGTGGCGTAGTACATGCCGCCGTGCACCACTTCGCTGTTGCGCGAGCTGATGCCGGTGCCGAAGCGGTCCTCGCGCTCCAGGATCACCACCTCCCGGCCCTTCAAGGCCAGCTGGCGCGCCACGGCGAGGCCCACGACGCCCGCGCCGATCACCACGCATTCGATCCGCTCGGTCATGAAAATCCTGTGGGGAAATGTCAGAATGGAGTGCCCGGATTC from Geothrix sp. 21YS21S-2 includes these protein-coding regions:
- a CDS encoding glycosyltransferase family 39 protein produces the protein MGEFDTPGDACSIHSAPETGNRLLAWLGRNRVPLLFALALLLVLPMRDLWSPDEPDFAQCVREMRERGSWLLPYLNGEPYAEKPILFYWLMKASAIAGEAATGGRGFVFGISAWALRLPSVLASILFLFGFRRWTARFLQADMGDLAALILASTPIWLWQSQLIQIDMVFTALLAWSWLAWIGGYLLIRDQANPRYPFEERVWFLSAYASMSLAFLAKGPLALVLSGALLAAFLVWERDFKALRRTLPGWGLLVMAAVIAPWYVAAGVRGGAGYAYQMIVHQNFERALKAWDHIQPFWRYAQYLAGDFFPWSLLLPALGLFLRGTGARRSPLARFLLLAAVVPFVLLSCSQSKQGKYILMIYPFLALLLAALLQPLSVEAVGPTRLRRLGGILAGALAVPGLALGALAFLHAGGPRIQAEILPYLGPLRVCAAIALLGALSILGRVLAGEGRHVVRDTAVTIILAFLVVGTWGFRLLDARKGYRAWTEAVQPLIQGRRVFFWQTIRSGAMVYTDHRMPELRTARDLEALGPEDRLVSMRREWDMDDWGLDRQRFEVMLRVPVGGGEALLIRRKPGKEAK
- a CDS encoding HD domain-containing phosphohydrolase translates to MDGSPPALPIDWPLPGHDPKDIHILVVDDQEIIRMALLRTLRKHGFTCSEASDAFKTLEMLDSARIDLVLSDIRMPGMTGLALVKAVAHRIPDIAVVMVSSMDNTEMAMECLRHGAYGYVLKPFKTNDILIAVAAALRRRMLELDYRDREAILARRVQEQTLEIKASRDEVALRLISASEHRDNETGAHVRRIGLYAAEMGRLLGWDEERIETVQAAAPMHDIGKIGVPDRVLQKDGRLTEEEWIIMKTHTTMGANILKDSTVPFIRMGASIAACHHEKWDGTGYPLGLSGEMIPIEARITCLVDIYDALIHRRVYKTPWTEPEVLAYLKDNSGKLFDPALVRLFFDNLPRFREIMLAHPDQYAEPEIP
- a CDS encoding NAD(P)/FAD-dependent oxidoreductase → MTERIECVVIGAGVVGLAVARQLALKGREVVILEREDRFGTGISSRNSEVVHGGMYYATGSLKARLCVEGNPELYAFCEAHGVDHRRCGKFIVATRPGQVETLEKVLARGLANGVPGLRMITGAQAVAAEPRLTCLAALQSPSTGIVDTHGLMKALLADAEDHGATLVLRSPVLGGAADPEGVRMEVGGPEPLAILASEVYNCAGLGARKVARGIRGVRADALPPVFLAKGNYYALSGPAPFSRLVYPVPEAAGLGVHLTLDLGGQARFGPDVEWVEEENYDVALSRADAFYAEIRRYWPGLPDGALQPAYAGIRPKLQGPGDAEARDFVIQRAADHDVPGLVNLLGIESPGLTACIALAGHVLGV